CCAAGGGCTGGCCCGCAACCAGCGCCCATAACCGCGCGCAGGTGCTCTACTACATCGCCGAGAACCTCTCGGCCCGCGCCGAAGAGTTCGCGCGCCGGCTCCGCGACCTGACCGGAGAACCGGGCGAGGCCGAGGTCGAGGCAGCCATCCGCCGCCTCTTCACCTGCGCCGCGTGGGCGGACAAGGTCGAGGGCGCCGTGAAGCCGGTGCCGCTCGACGGGATCGTGCTCAAGCTGAACGAACCCGTCGGCGTGATCGGCATCCTCTGCCCGGACGAGGCGCCGCTGCTGGGGCTGGTCGGGCTGGTCGCGCCCGCCATCGCGATGGGCAACACCTGCGTCGTGGTGCCGTCCGAGCCCTTTCCGCTCGCCGCCACCGACTTCTGTCAGGTGCTGGAGACCTCGGACCTGCCGGCCGGTGTGGTGAACGTGGTCACCGGGCGGCACGCCGAGCTTGCCGCTCCGCTGGCCGGTCACATGGACCTGGATGCGGTCTGGTGCTTCTCGGGCGAGGATCTCTCCGGCACCGTGGAGCGGGAAGCGGCATCGAACCTCAAGCGGACCTGGGTCAGCCACGGCCTCGCGCGCGACTGGATGTCCGAGGATTGCCGCGACCACCTGCGCGCCGCGATCGAGACGAAGACGGTGTGGCTGCCCGCGGGGGAGTGAACCCGCGCCTCACGCCCGCCCGGCGGCGGAGGACAGGCTCAGCGGGTCGATCCCCATGTGGCGCAGCATGCCGCTCCACTTGCCGGGGTCGTCGTCCGAGAACACCAGTTCCGCCGGCGCCTCGGCGGTCAGCCAGTCGTTGCGCTGCACCTCGGCCTCGAGCTGGCCCGGGCCCCACCCCGAGTAGCCCAGCGCCATCAGCGCGGAGGTCGGCCCCTGCCCGCGCGCCAGCGCCTCGAGGATGTCCACCGTCGCCGTCATGCCGAACTTGCCCGAGACCAGCATCGTGGCGCCGACGCTCATGTAATCGGGCGAGTGCAGCACGAATCCCCGCCCGCGCTCCATCGGCCCGCCGACATGCACGCGGATGTCGCGACCGTTCGGCGCCTTCGGGATGTTGAGCTGTTCGAGCATGCCGGAAAAGCTCAGGTCGTTCACCGGCTTGTTGATCACGAGACCCATGGCGCCCTCGGGCGAATGCGCGCAGATCAGCACGAGGCTGCGCTCGAACCGCGGATCGGCCATGCCCGGCATGGCGATGAGAAGGCTTCCCGACAGATCCATGACGCGTGTCCCTTTCCCCGAGTATGGAGCGCGCCGGGCTTCGGCTCAAGAGGGTCGCGCGGCCACAGTTGCGCGAGGCCGGCGGCCCGTCGCCGGAATGTGACTTCCCATCGTCCGCGCCTCGCCTCAAGGTGCGGCCATGCTGACCCGCCTTCTCCTCGCCTCATCCCTCGCCGTCGCTGCGCTGCCCGCCGCGGCCACCACGCAGGACGACATCGTCCGCGCCGATGTCCTGCCCGGCTGGCGCGACGGCGGCCGCCACTTCGCCGCGCTGCGCCTCCAGCTCGCGCCCGAGTGGAAGACCTACTGGCGCAGCCCCGGAGAGGTGGGCATCCCGCCCGAGTTCGACTGGAGCGGGTCCGAGAACCTCGGCTCGGTCCGGCTGCACTGGCCGGCGCCGCATGTCTTCACGCTGAACGGGATGCGGACCATCGGCTACCGCGGCGTGGTGGTGCTGCCGTTCGAGATCGAGCCGCTCGATCCCGCGCGCCCCATCCGCCTGCAGGCACGCGTCGATCTGGGCGTCTGCCGCGACATCTGCGTGCCGGCGGCGCTGGAATTCGCGGCGGACCTGCCGGCAGAGGGAACACGCGACGCGGCGATCGCGGCGGCGTTGGACTCGCGGCCGGAATCCGGTCGCGAGGCCGGCCTCGGACGGATCTCCTGCCGGGTGGAGCCGATCTCCGACGGCCTGCGGCTGACGGCCGAGCTTGACCTGCCCGCAACCGGCAGCGACGAGGTGGTGGTCGTCGAATCCGGCTCGCCGTCGATCTGGGCCTCCGAGGCAGTGGCCTCGCGCAGCGGGGCGC
This portion of the Rhodobacter sp. CZR27 genome encodes:
- a CDS encoding protein-disulfide reductase DsbD domain-containing protein; amino-acid sequence: MLTRLLLASSLAVAALPAAATTQDDIVRADVLPGWRDGGRHFAALRLQLAPEWKTYWRSPGEVGIPPEFDWSGSENLGSVRLHWPAPHVFTLNGMRTIGYRGVVVLPFEIEPLDPARPIRLQARVDLGVCRDICVPAALEFAADLPAEGTRDAAIAAALDSRPESGREAGLGRISCRVEPISDGLRLTAELDLPATGSDEVVVVESGSPSIWASEAVASRSGARLTAVSDMVGPGGAPFALDRAALTVTVLGDRRAVEIRGCPAP
- a CDS encoding YqgE/AlgH family protein, encoding MDLSGSLLIAMPGMADPRFERSLVLICAHSPEGAMGLVINKPVNDLSFSGMLEQLNIPKAPNGRDIRVHVGGPMERGRGFVLHSPDYMSVGATMLVSGKFGMTATVDILEALARGQGPTSALMALGYSGWGPGQLEAEVQRNDWLTAEAPAELVFSDDDPGKWSGMLRHMGIDPLSLSSAAGRA